The genome window CGACCAGGAGGACATCGAGGCGCTCCAAGACTACGTCGAGGCCAACCCCGACGCCGAAGTCGACATCGACGTGGCCGAGGAGACGGTTACCTACGGCGACACCGTGATCGACGCGGAGGTCCACGACGCGCAGCGGAAGGCGCTCGTCGAGGGCGTCTGGGACACCACGGCGCTGATGGGCGCGAACGCCGGCGCGGTCCGCGAGACCGCCCGGTCGCTGCCGTACGTGCCGGACGAACACGTGTCCGAGCCCGCCGCGGGGGACGGCGCGTGAGCCACGAGGTCGTCGTCATCGAGGGCGACGGGATCGGCCGCGAGGTCGTCCCCGCCGCCGTCGAGGTGCTGGAGGCGCTTCCGGTCGACTTCGAGTTCGTCGAGGCGGACGCGGGCGACGCGACGAAGGAGGCGACCGGCGAGGCGCTCCCGGCGGAGACGTACGATCTCGCCGCCGACGCGGACGCGACGCTGTTCGGCGCGGCCGGCGAGACGGCCGCCGACGTCATCCTCCCGCTCCGGGACGCCGTGGACTCGTTCGTCAACGTCCGGCCCGCCAAGGCGTACCCGGGCGTCGACGCGCTCCGCCCGGAGACCGACGTGGTGTTCCTCCGCGAGAACACCGAGGGCGTCTACTCCGGCCACGAGGACCGCCTGTCGGACGACCTCTCGACGCTGACGCGCGTCGTCACCTCGTCGGCCTCGCGCGAGCTGGCCGAGTACGCCTGCGAGTTCGTCGAGGACGGCCGCGGCCCCGCGGGCGACCCCGACGAGGGGTTCACCGTCGCGCACAAGGCGAACGTGATGCGCGAGACGGACGGTCGGTTCCGCGAGGAGGTCATGACGGTCGCCGCGGAGCGCGGCGTCGACGCCGACGAGGAGCTGATGGACGCGTTCGCGACGAAGCTCCCGCTCGACCCGACGCAGTACGGCGTGGTCGTCTGCCCGAACCTCGCGGGCGACGTGCTCTCCGACCTGGCCGCCGGGCTCGTCGGCGGGCTCGGCCTGCTGCCGTCGGCGAACGTCGGCCACGATAACGCGCTGTTCGAGCCGGTTCACGGCACGGCGCCTGACATCGCGGGCGAGGGGATCGCCAATCCGACCGCGGCGATCCTCTCGGCCGCCATGCTGTTAGAGTACCTCGGGCACGTCGAGGCTGGCCAGCGGGTGCGCGACGCCGTGGAGGGCGTCCTCTCCGACGGGCCGCGCACCGGCGACCTCGGCGGTGCGGCGACGACCGACGAGGTCACCGCGGCGATCGTCGATCGGTTGTAAGGCGTGTCTCACGGCCGGATCGAAGGGGCCGGCGGCCCGTCGGCGACCGCGGGCGAACCACAAGACAGGAAACCCTGCGGCCCCTCCGCCCGGATATGAGCAACTACGAAGTCGCGATGGAAGCCGCCTGGTTGGTCCGTGACGTCGAGGAGACCGACGACGCAATCGGCGTCGCGGTCAGCGAAGCCGGCAAGCGACTCAACGAGACGGACAAGCAGTACGTCGAGGTCGAGCCCGGCGTCACCGGCTGTCCGGCCTGCGGCGAGCCGTTCGACGCCGCGTTCCTCGCGGCGAACACGGCCCTGGTCGGACTCCTCTTGGAGATCGATATCTTCAACGCCGACAGCGAGGAGCACGCCGAGCGGATCGCGAAAAGCGAGGTCGGCGGCGCGCTCCGCGACGTTCCCCTCGAAGTCATCGACGTCTACGAGACCGAGGGCGACGAGGACGAGGAGACGGCCGAGCGATAGGCGCGACGCCCCGGCGCGAGTTCGGTCGGTGCCGAAAGCTTTTCTAATAACCATAAGTAATTAGTCGGCATGGAACTGCCGACGCCACAGGACCTCCGCGAGCGCCGGACCGCGCTCGATCTGACCCAGAGCGAGCTCGCCGACGCCGCGGACGTCTCCCAGCCCCTCATCGCGCGGATCGAGGGCGGCGACGTCGACCCGCGGCTCTCGACGCTCCGCCGCATCGTCAACGCCCTCCAAGAGGCCGAAGGCGAGGTCGTGCGCGCGGCCGACCTGATGAACGAGACCGTCATT of Halorubrum trapanicum contains these proteins:
- a CDS encoding DUF555 domain-containing protein; this translates as MSNYEVAMEAAWLVRDVEETDDAIGVAVSEAGKRLNETDKQYVEVEPGVTGCPACGEPFDAAFLAANTALVGLLLEIDIFNADSEEHAERIAKSEVGGALRDVPLEVIDVYETEGDEDEETAER
- a CDS encoding isocitrate/isopropylmalate family dehydrogenase — protein: MSHEVVVIEGDGIGREVVPAAVEVLEALPVDFEFVEADAGDATKEATGEALPAETYDLAADADATLFGAAGETAADVILPLRDAVDSFVNVRPAKAYPGVDALRPETDVVFLRENTEGVYSGHEDRLSDDLSTLTRVVTSSASRELAEYACEFVEDGRGPAGDPDEGFTVAHKANVMRETDGRFREEVMTVAAERGVDADEELMDAFATKLPLDPTQYGVVVCPNLAGDVLSDLAAGLVGGLGLLPSANVGHDNALFEPVHGTAPDIAGEGIANPTAAILSAAMLLEYLGHVEAGQRVRDAVEGVLSDGPRTGDLGGAATTDEVTAAIVDRL